Proteins co-encoded in one Girardinichthys multiradiatus isolate DD_20200921_A chromosome 11, DD_fGirMul_XY1, whole genome shotgun sequence genomic window:
- the LOC124876180 gene encoding uncharacterized protein LOC124876180 codes for MQTWNWTATLLFYNMTKNLLSKILPSWGSHGVTCACLSPSRVLRRVETQKRDAFKLMVLALYLQAHPLKENRRTQLRGAFTGLFTLHCSPQVTAEIFPSRRKDSFSNWRSQELVGSLPANRRCCGEGLIPPTSLPRLSLNNSSINPLIQFLVPVHPSIYCLKINSFKTFSLPLVVVCQATPSVSKPFLSLLHVFVHFLPASKCFLAKPCNDTPQARLKSPDGASTYSMWSLLSSAKVTLATSDELEERLECLACQLRSFRRAFEGQRNASASVPERFKDEVLPNPVPEVF; via the exons ATGCAGACATGGAACTGGACTGCAACCCTTTTATTCTACAACATGACGAAAAACCTGTTGAGTAAG ATCCTGCCCAGTTGGGGTTCTCATGGAGTAACCTGCGCCTGCCTGTCCCCGAGTCGTGTTTTAAGGAGAGTGGAAACCCAGAAACGCGACGCCTTCAAACTCATGGTTCTTGCTCTCTACCTCCAAGCCCATCCTCTCAAGGAGAACCGTCGGACCCAACTCAGAGGAGCATTCACCGGCCTGTTCACCCTCCATTGTTCGCCTCAAGTCACAGCGGAGATTTTTCCCAGCAGAAGAAAGGACAGTTTTTCTAACTGGAGATCACAGGAACTAGTCGGCTCACTGCCTGCCAACCGCAGATGCTGTGGGGAAGGACTTATTCCCCCTACCTCCTTACCCAGACTCTCACTCA ATAACTCCAGTATTAACCCGCTTATCCAGTTCCTGGTTCCCGTTCATCCTAGCATCTACTGCTTGAAAATAAACTCTTTCAAAACTTTCTCTTTGCCTCTTGTGGTTGTGTG CCAAGCCACGCCAAGCGTGTCCAAgccttttttgtctctgctccaCGTTTTCGTCCACTTCCTTCCTgcaagtaaatgttttttggcCAAGCCCTGCAACGACACACCTCAAGCCCGACTCAAGTCGCCCGATGGTGCCAGCACCTACTCCATGTGGTCTTTGCTGTCGTCCGCCAAAGTTACCTTGGCAACGTCTGACGAGCTGGAGGAAAGACTGGAGTGTTTAGCCTGTCAGCTCAGGAGCTTCAGACGGGCATTTGAGGGTCAGCGCAATGCTTCAGCTTCTGTTCCTGAGAGGTTCAAAGATGAAGTACTTCCTAATCCTGTTCCTGAGGTGTTTTGA